From the genome of Rhineura floridana isolate rRhiFlo1 chromosome 7, rRhiFlo1.hap2, whole genome shotgun sequence, one region includes:
- the LOC133388539 gene encoding leucine-rich repeat-containing protein 23-like — translation MPLPRLDSLNLSYQDLGDLYQIENCKRILRRLIRVERLWLVDNSLTDLSAIGLPRCKELKLSKNHFTSFSQLPKIPEIQHLSLDENNIETLQGLSTLRHTPLESLVLKRNPCEFHENYRQLVFSNLPNLKMLDGILKLPEDCPPPETSFLSKICTIL, via the exons ATGCCACTCCCTaggctggat AGTTTAAATCTTTCGTATCAAGATTTGGGAGACCTTTACCAGATAGAAAACTGTAAAAGGATTCTCCGACGATTAATTCGAGTGGAGAGGCTTTGGCTGGTGGACAACTCACTGACAGATCTAAGTGCCATAGGCTTGCCAAG ATGcaaagaactgaaactcagcaaaAATCATTTTACATCCTTCAGTCAGCTGCCAAAAATACCTGAGATTCAACATCTGTCCCTTGATGAGAACAACATTGAGACTCTGCAGGGGTTATCCACCCTAAGACACACTCCGTTAGAGTCTCTCGTACTCAAGAGGAACCCCTGTGAGTTTCATGAAAACTACAGGCAGCT TGTGTTTTCCAACTTGCCAAACTTGAAAATGCTGGATGGGATCCTGAAACTACCAGAGGACTGTCCTCCACCGGAAACTAGTTTTCTGTCAAAAATATGCACCATACTATAG